tggcaGAGGATgcggctggggggagggggatgcCCACAGAGAGTGGGAATGACCTGGGGATCCAGCAAAGACGACCCCAGGGTCAGAGCAGCAGGTTTAAAAGCAGACAGGGAAATCAGAGAAGAGGGTGATGGCCAGGGCCAGAGCCAAAGAGAGGTCACGGGGAAAGAGGATGAGAAAAAGACCGTTGGAtcttaagaagagagtgagaggaatcCTTCTCCAGGGAAGTTTGGCCAGAGGAGGCAGGACAGCCAGCAGGGAAGGCGATTTGGAGGTGGTAAAGCCGAAGGAGGGTGGGAATGAAGACAGATGGTCAGCCCACGTGGGATCGCAGAGTTCCTGGACGTGGACGCGGTGGCCCACGGATGGGAGATGGTAAGACCCAGTCTGTGACTTCCCGGCGTGCGGAGGTGGGCGGGGAGGTCAAGGGGTTTGCTGAAGCTCCTAGCAAGAGGGTAGGAGTTAAGGAGCAGAAGAAAGCTGTTCCTCCTTGGGTGGGAAAGAGCGAGGAGCCCaggaggcggggggggggggggggggtgcgggggggggNNNNNNNNNNNNNNNNNNNNNNNNNNNNNNNNNNNNNNNNNNNNNNNNNNNNNNNNNNNNNNNNNNNNNNNNNNNNNNNNNNNNNNNNNNNNNNNNNNNNNNNNNNNNNNNNNNNNNNNNNNNNNNNNNNNNNNNNNNNNNNNNNNNNNNNNNNNNNNNNNNNNNNNNNNNNNNNNNNNNNNNNNNNNNNNNNNNNNNNNNNNNNNNNNNNNNNNNNNNNNNNNNNNNNNNNNNNNNNNNNNNNNNNNNNNNNNNNNNNNNNNNNNNNNNNNNNNNNNNNNNNNNNNNNNNNNNNNNNNNNNNNNNNNNNNNNNNNGGGGGGGTTGCGGGGGGTGGCGAGGAGATTGCTGAGCCTTCCCGTTTCCCAGGAGACGGATGAAGCCCAACCGGAACCGAGGCCCGATGCGCATGCGCGTCATTCCGACCTCCCCTCTTCATGCCTTGCTCTCCGGAAGAGGGCGGGGCCTGCCTGCGGGCAGAAGGAAGTGGGCGGGACTTCACTTTCTGGCGGGCGCTGGTGTGACGTCAGCACCGCGCGCCCTGCGGCCTAGGCAAAGGCGGTGCCGGTCCGGCCAGTGGAAGTGGCTGTGCGGCCCTTCGTTCCCTCGCGCGTCTCGTAGACTCAGTCCCGGTTCGGCTCGGCTCGGCCATGGCCAGCGACTTCTACCTGCGCTACTACGTGGGGCACAAGGGCAAGTTCGGCCACGAGTTCCTGGAGTTCGAGTTCCGGCCCGATGGTGAGGAGCTGGGACGGCGTGGGGGGCCCGGCCAGGGAGGGCCCATGGGGTGTTGGAGGAGActtagggagggggagagggaaggcagAGGTAGGAGGTGCGGGGTAACCCGAACTGGGAGGAAGCACGGGAAGGAGGTGCAGGGACATTAGGGAAATGGGGGCTGGCCGGGTACCCCAAAGTTGGGGTTCTTAGGATGCTGACAGCTCCCTTTGGATGGGTTAAAGGGAGTCTCGTCAGGAGGCCGCTCCCCTCGATAATCCGGGTTCGGGTATTGTTTTGATATTTCGTTTGGAGGGAGAACACACTGAcctcggtttcctcttctgtaaaatgaggataatcgtTGCCCCTCTTCCACCGGGTGGTATGGAGATAATACAGGTAAAGCCCTTGGCAGACTCTAAAGCCTGTAGGATTGACTGCCCTTTCCAAGCTCCCATTTCCCATCTTGTCCAGGCCCTTTTCCTGCCTGAGCCTCTAAAATAACtccataaactccttgagggcagggactgtttagTTTTGGTCTTTTTACTCCTAGTGGCCGGCATCTAGCAGGTGCTTAATCCGTGCTTGTTTAATGGTGGTGGGGAGCTGGAATTTAATCAAAGTGGGAACTGGGGTGTGGAACTGAAAAGTACAAGCTTTCATTAAGGCCTTACTGGAAAGGATGGACTTGGCAAAGAGGAGGTAGTAGGAAGTTGATGGGGACCAGATGATGGAGTGAGAGTTCAGCCTGGGTAGGCAACCCAGAGAGTGACTCCAAGGGATTGTGCAGTATGACAGCTTCCTCATTCCCCTTCCTCAGAACATCAAGGTGGTGGTGGAGAGTACGGGTGtgattgtcctcattttacaggtgaaagtGAGGCACGATGATTTGCTCTcagcctggcactcaatccactaaaccacctagctgctccctggaGACCTTTTCTTAAATGTATTCTGTCATAGCGTTTAGAGTAGGAGACATCTTCAAGATCCTTGAGCTTGACCCCTCATTTCAAAAGCCATGGAAAGTGAGTATTGGACAGGTGGTAGGGCTTGGCCAGGGTCAGGCAGGAACTGGAAGCAGGCAGATTGAAACCCAAAGCTTccgactccaaattcagtgttcttggCACTGTCATCTTGCCTCCTCGCCTCGTACAGGGTCCTGGACACAACAAGTACTCAGTAAAGACTTCTTGATTGACAAGTTACAACTCGCCTGCTTTGTCATAGGATTAGACCAGAGAGATCCATGACTTGATTACATATGATATCTATTTGGAATAGGAAAGCATTGATTTCCTTAAACTAAAAAATTGACCAGTCTCGTAGGGTTGACATGCTTCAAGTTCCAAGCCTCAAGTCTGACAGGTTGGCACAGTCATGGTTAATAGAACACTGTTGTATGCAGTGCACTTGGGGGTCAGAAGGTTGGATTGAAACATCTGCTCTCAGTCACTACTAAATAGTGACAAATGAAGATCACTTTACCCTTTGGatgttctttcttcctctctaacaATCTGAGCTGAAAGAGCCTTAGCAGCCAATCCATACATCAGCAAGAAGGTCCCATATGACATACCCAATAGGTTGTTATCCATCCTTTGCCAGAGTAACTCTTCTGATGGGAGTTTGAAGACATGCAATCTTACCCTTTATTTTAACACATGGAAAGcagttttcctaaaatatagaagGCCTGGACTAGGTGTGGATTTCCTCTCCTCATCATAGACTCTGAAATGGAGTGGTTGTTCATTTTCTCCCAGAGTTCCCTTGATTTCTACTCCAACCAGCTCCTTCTTGTTGTTGATCATCAGCTCTAGGATCTAAATTTCCTGACTTACCTTTTGAAGGGTGGAATTGTCATTAAAGCAAGTCCAGAAATTGTTAGCCCCTTTACTTGGGCCAGATGTTTATGCAGAAATGGAAATTCCCCCATTCCTGTGCTAGACTTCTGGTCTACTTCTTAGACTATTCCTGCTCAGGCGGCCTGTAGATTCACCAATGAAAATTACTGATGGCTGGACCAGACAATTGGTGAAGCACCAGAATGAAAGGTGACCATGCAGGGAGTAGGATGGCAGCAGAGATGTTCAGAAAGTTCAAAGGGTAGAAATCCAGGGAGCTGATCATCAGCCCAGATGCCCCTACATAGTGGTCACCTTTGCTGATCTTCACTTGGAATCCTGTTTTGGTTCTGGGCTTCTTCCCATGATGGTGTTTTTGTAGCACACAAAGCTACTGCTCATGAGCAGGCTGGCCCTGTAGCTGGAGAactggcctgggagtcaggaaggcacTATCTTCATTGGGAGAAGGAACTCTTCCTGGGGATTTCCCAAGCCCCCACGAAATCCCAGGTTTAGTAAAGACCAACCACCTGACAGACAAACATGTCTTTTTCTATCCATCTTGTTTCCTTGCCCTGTTTCTTAGGGATAATTCTAACCTTAGCAGAGAGTGTCATTTCATGAGCTCAGGCCCAATTCCTCTTGCCTGTCGGTTGCTCTTTTGGCATTTATATGTGGGCAGCTGAGGCCAAGGTATTCAGTGGaggttccttttcttctttcgGAATTTCTGAATATCTCTGCTGCTGTTCTACTCCCAGCACGGTAGCTTGCTCCTCTCATTGGCCATCTAGTGCTGTCCCAAGAGACCTCTACCTATATCCACACCAAGTGGTAGCCCCAGCCTCTGCCTCATCCCCAACATATCTGAGCCTAAGTCTCTCACTCAGCAGTTTCCTCTATGCTCCTAGTTTCATCCTGTGgaaccaagcagaacaagtcaacactttttttcataattacatAGTTTGCTGTATTCTTTTTCCCATTGTAAGTCTGTTCCTCTGAACATCAGCCACAACagtcaatatgtatttattaattgcccAGTATTTGTGCTTAAATTAAGcagggattggggtggggggcagctgagtggttcagtgaattgagaactaaGTGTTGAGATGAGAGGTCAAATTTCACCTTGGAtattttctagctgggtgaccctgggcaagtcacttaacacctattgcCAAAACCTAactgatcttctgctttggaactgatactcagtattgagtctaagaaggcaaggggttttaaatttttttaaaggggctGGGGGAGGCTTCCCGAAAGAAGTGGGGTTGgaccttaaaggaagccagggaggtcagtagccTTGAGTGttggagggagtgcattccaagTATTGGGGATAGCCAGAGAAAGTGCCCAAAGCTGAGAGATAGAgggtcttgtttgtggaacagccaagaggccagtgtcattggattgaaGAGTAGATGTCAGAGAGTGGGGGTAGGAAGAATAGAAATGGAAGGCAGCTGTCCTGAGATATTTTGAATGGCAAAAAGGATTTTATAGTTGATCCTGGAAGCAATGTTGAGCCCCTggagtttggggtgggggggagggacaACAAAATCAggcctgtgttttaggaagattgcTTTGACAGCTCTTTGATcagcttttttggggggtggaaaTTGAATATCATTTTTTACTCCTTATAGGAAAACTGAGGTATGCCAACAACAGCAATTACAAAAATGACGTCATGATCAGAAAAGAGGTAAGAGCTTTGGGAAAGTCCTCCCTCTCCTGATCTGTAGCCTGGCCCATCATCTTGCTGATGCTTATTCCTTTTAAGAGTGGTTGGGAAGGGGAGGCCAGAGAACTCAGGTAAATTCTAAACTCCTTACTTagagctgattttttttcttcatagtcCAATTTAATCAGCCTCTGTTTACAAATTGAAACTTTCTCAGAGTCTCTGGATTGAAAATTTTGTAATATTGAGACAACAAATCTTGGCTTCCCTCCCAACCCTGGGGTCCCagtgttagaactggaaagatctgtgaGGCCTCTAGTTTAGCCACTCaaattacaaaggaagaaactgggaGTCCAAGAGGGAAAGCAAGTGGCTTAGTCTCCTAGTGAGTCAGTGGACTATTGGGTAGATTGAGGCTCCCACCTCCCAAGTCAGAGATCTTCGCACATGCCCAAGCTCTCCCCTCACAGGTGAGATTTTCCTAGGTTATGTTCTAGATTTATCTTCTGCTTTTATTCTCCTGGATGTATTaccatcattagatattttaCTGAGTTGTATCCCTTCCAAGCTTCTTTGAAAATGTGTGATCCTGACCTGCTAGAGCTGTCCCTTCTGTTTAGAGCCTGAGGCAACAGGACTTTTGTAGACAGCACTGCCTGTTTGGGTTTTTCCTTGTGCTTCAGGCTTGAGTTGGGATGAAGTGCTCAGAGGAGATGCAGAGAGGTTTCATAGGGAGAGAGAAGCCAGTGATCTGGGCCCCCTTGTAGCCTGGGGCAGAACTCAGTTCTCTGTCACAGCCCAGCTCAGACTTTGCTCTCTGCTTACTTCTAGGCTTATGTCCATAAGAGTGTGATGGAGGAACTGAAGAGAATAATAGATGACAGTGAAATCACAAAAGAAGATGATGCTTTGTGGCCTCCACCAGACAGGGTGGGCCGGCAGGTGAGTGGAGAGGGGGTCCACTGCTTCCTGGGGGCTGGGCAGGTCATGAGTCTTCAGGGTAGGTGACTTTTTTAGACAACTTCGGTTTTTCATTGGATTACTATTCATCAGTACAagtgaatgaaacaatccctccCTGCAAGGAGCATATATGCGAACCGTTTCAGTCAAATTATAACAGGGGACATAAGAAGTATATCTCTTAGTATAATGAGAATAAATACAAGGGGTTTGTGTACGAGGCAGTTTGAGATGCAAGATGATGGTGACAGTTTGGGCTAGAAGCTGGCATGAGATTTTCTTTGAGCAGAGGTAAGGGGGAGGGCAGgccatgggagggagagggacagagagaagaaagacggagggagggagggagagatggagcgAAAGAGTGTGAGTGCAAATGTCAGCATAGAACACAGGGTACAAGCCCTTTCCCAAATAAGactgagacagagatgaagagactCATGCAGATTGACTAGGTGTGGGAGTCAGAAAGCATTGAGGAAGCCcttcttatgtgccaggcattatgctaaacacCAGGATTTCCAAGAGAATGGGAAGTAGTCCCTGCACTGGGGAGACAAGACATATGTGTATAGGTGTATATAAGGTGCATACAAGGTAGATCTGAGGTTGTCTTGGGAAAAGAGGCCCTCTCAGGGGGAAGAGGAGTGCTGAGGAATAAACCTAGAAAGATTGACTAGAACTAGATTGAAAAGCTGTCTTAAAAGCTTTATGGGGGAATTTTCATTTAATGCTAGAGGCAGGAGGGAGCCATGGGAGCTTCTTGAGCAGCAGCCTGGTCGGTCCTAGGAAGATCAATCTTGCAGGCCAGTGGAGGTtggattagagaggggagagagactggAATCAGGGACTCCTCTGTCTGTAGGCAGCTATTGTAGTAATGTAGACTGGTGGGATAGGAACTACCTGACAGGTGGTGTTTTAAGTGGGAACAGATGTGAGATGTTATGGAGGGAGAAGGGATAAGATTGGatatgaggaaggagggaaaaatcaAATGATGTGAACCTGTGGGACCAGAAGGGTGGTGTAGCTCTGAGCATTAATGGGGAAGTCTGGGAAAGAGCTGGGCTTGAGGAGTGAGAACTGAGTTCTGGTTTGGACTGCTGGGTTTGAGTAGTTTATGGCATGTGCACATGGAAGTGTCTAATAGGCATTTGGTCAAGCAGGGCCTGGAGTCTAGGATGATCTCTAGCCCTGGTAGTGGTCTGCAGAGAGGGGAGAGTTGAACTCATGGGAATTGAGGCCATCTGGAGAGAGAAACCAGAGGACAGAGGACAGAGCCCAGGCATGTATCCACCCACTGGTGTGCCTCCCAATTTAGGGAAATGTAATCACCAAATTAATGGATGAACAGTATTCACTTCAGCATTACTCTTCACTAGCATTACTCCAGATTTATTGGAGCAGAAACTCTAGAGTGCATGAAACTATTTAAATGGCAAGAAACCACTAAAATGatggtcttttgtttttccactaCAGACTCGTATTTGGATTGGACAGGGCCTTAGGGACCATCTAGTTGTAAGACTGGATTATTATCATGAagagggggggtgggagggactAACTCTTAATAGCTCcattttttagataaagaaactgaagcccatagTGGTAAAATAGGCAACAAATGATccagccaggatttgaacccaagtcctcacTTTCTAAAGCCAGCCTTCTTTCCCTATGTCATGCTGCCTCTctagcctcctcattttatgaaCAGAGGCCCAGAGATTGCAAACGACTTTGCAGCCAGTGGTATGACAGGGCCCAGGGCCTTGGTCCCTTCCCATTGTGGCATGAAGTTACTAGAAGAACCTGCTGGCTTCTCTCCATCTCAGTTTGTGTAGATTCAATCAGGCAGGGCCTACACTCTGAGGAGAATCGATTTTCTAATAACTTTTTTTGTTAAACCATTTCTTTTCAGGAGCTTGAAATTGTGATCGGAGACGAACACATTTCTTTTACCACATCCAAAATTGGCTCCCTTATTGATGTGAACCAGTCCAAGTAAGTCTGCTGCTCACTGCTGCTCGCATGGATGGGTTCTGGCTGCTGAGGTTATTCCTGGTAGTGTGATAGAGGAACTGAAGGTGTTCCTTGAACCTGTCTCTGCACAGGGGCACGAGAACAGGACTTGGGCATGTCACTGGCATGACCGTCGTTGCTCTTCCTGCCTGACATGTGGGGATGGGGCTCTTACTCTTCCCATCCTGGCCCAAACCCAGGCTCCATGCTGACTCCCCTGCAAAACCTGTATGCCGACTTTAACAGAAGTGCAGCTGGCTCCATGCCACCTGCCTCCAGTGTCCCTTCATAAGAGGCCCTGGGGTAAGCGTAGATGGGGCCTCTGAGCTCTTGTCCTCCCTCCCCACATTTGCATCTATAGGCAATGAGTTGCTTGTTAACTGTTACTGCTGATCTTAGGGCCTCTCTTCTCTGTAGGAGCTATCCTAGACCATTTATGTGGGTAGTATTGCTATAGAAAAcctgggagcagctagatggttcagtgggttGACAGCCAgccttagagacagaaggtcctgagttcaaatctggccacagacacttcctagctgcgtgaccctggacaagactcTTAACCCCCAATACACAGaattattgattctaggatggaaaggATTAAAGACGTGTGTTGAGCATAAGACTGAGGGGTGCGTACATTCAGGTcaacatgatgatgatgatgccctCCCTACCATGAAGCAATGGGGGAAGAGTTTATGGGACTGGGGGAGGGGAAGTGGGGGAGGTCCAGGGGATGTACATGTACTGTCAGGCTAATCAGAAAGAAGCTTCACCTTGGTAAAAAAAATGATGCGAGATGGTCATTTGGCATCTTTCTTCAAGAGCCGTGCGACTGGCCAGTGCTTTATTAGTAGCTTGCGTGTGCTATTAATAAATGATGTActtggaggaaaaaacaaaacaaagtgtgGGGATGATGGTCACTAGGCTCCAGGTTTTCCTCAGTAGCCCTTCCTCCCCTTTTTGGGTGGGCCTCTGCATTAGGGAGTGAGCTAGAGAAATCTCTTGCTTTTGTCTGTCAGGTGGAAAGTTTAACTtgtcttttcttgtcttttagaGATCCTGAAGGTTTGCGAGTGTTTTATTACCTGGTCCAGGACTTGAAGTGTTTAGTCTTCAGCCTCATCGGTTTACACTTCAAGATCAAGCCCATCTAGGCTGGGGGTTTTTAACTTTTTGTGTCTGCTTGGGTGGTGGAGTTTTTCATTCCTGTCAGAAGCCTTTTGTGTAagctaggaaaatatttttttatatactgTGTAAGTGATTGTCTTTAATAAATATGCAGGTGAATGCAGTGTTTGTTTACTCACAGACTGCTGCACAGGTGTCGCCTTTGCAGCTTGGTATTGGAGGGCATCAAGTTCTCCCTTCTCTAATGCGAGTGACTTTTGGGACTTGGCCTTGCCTCTAAATGGAAGAGATTGGACTGGCACCTCAGGGACCCTGTGCTGTTTGTGATCCTTACCCAACAAGTCTGCACTGGACAGTGGCTATTTACAACTAACATCAGGGAGCaagtctgaacaagttgtgtgcCTGCTGTGTATGGCCCACTGTGCTAGGCACAAGAAGAGGCAGAGTCAGGGCATGCTCTGAGTACCTTTGTAAGGCTCAGCCTAAAAGAAGAAGAGTTACCCACACAGATAAATACAAATGATGATAGAGGTGCAGTAGCTGAGTAGAAGAAGCTTGGTCTTTTCTGGTTTCAGAGGATGGAGGTGCCCAAGTTGGTCCTACACCTTCCTCTCTGGGAGCTGGCCCATCCATTACTGCCTCTCTCCTTTTCAATAGCTTCCCTTCTCACTTCCCCTAGCCTGATCCTCCCTGGTGCACTTTCTGAGAGTCTACACTGTTCAGTGCCTGATACCCATTCACTTCTCAGTCTGTGCAGTCTGGTTTCTGACCTAACTATTCCACTGACATTTCTGAAAAGAGCACCTTAGTTGTGAAATATGGTGgccacaggggcagctaggtggttcagtggattgaaagtcaggcctagagacaagaggtcctgagttcaaatctagcctagcccttaccactcttctgccttagaaccaatacacagtattgattctgagatgaaaggtaagggtttaaaaaaaaaatggtggccACCTTTTAGTCCTCATTTTTGTTCCATTGGGCAGTGCTGACCACTCATCCTTGATATTCTTTGGCTTTGGTATGCTGCTGTCTGCTGGTTCTTCTACCGGTCTGGTTCCTTTAGTTCTTCTCTTTACCCCTGAATGGAAGTGTCCCTCTGAGACGCTGCCCTAAGAATAACTTCTTCCCTATACTCTGGTCCCTTCTCCAAAGGGTTATTCCAAATCCATGTGTACAGACCCAAACTCCTAAATTTAAGGCCTCCAACTACCTACTAGGCATTGGCACCAGTTtatctcaaacttaacatgtcTCAAACTGAATTACTCTTGTTTCTCCTTCCCCAAATCTGTCATCCCCaccttgcttatttctatttctggCATCCCTCTCTCTCAGctcacctgggttcaaaatgatcatcttttccctctccctaaacCAACATGTGGATCCTACCATTAGATCACCTCAAATGTCTTCTTTTGGGAAAAACTGCCAGCCAGTCAAGTTCTGGGCCTTGCTGCCTTTCATCTGGTCTAGTAGCTTTTTCAGTGCCCGTCTCCCTGCCTCATGTCTCCTTTTCCCAGTATGTCTCCCAgtctacacagctgccaaaaacTCGGGTCCTGCTATGTCACCGAAAACCACTGGCCCCGATGCAGATGCCTTGCCTAGGCCTTTCGGAAGTCTGTGGCATCCCTGCGGTGGGCTATTAGTTCTTTGAACTTTTCAGGCCTTTTCTCTGAATCGTCACTGATGCCCCCAAGCCTAGAAGGAGTGGCATCTTCACCTCCTGTGGCTATAACACGGCCCACATGACACTTCCTCCGTAAGGCCTCCTGATTTCACCACCCCTTCCCCGTGAGAGAGCTGACCTTACAATTCATTCTcagggatggaggggagggacCTCATGTCCAAGGGCAGGGCAGAGGCAAAGGGGGTGAAGCTGCCAAGAGGCAGGTTTGACCTGGAAGCCAGGGAAAGGACATGGAGGGACACAGAACAGtgtggttctttccattttgcacctgaggaaactgagtcttggaaAACTCCTCAAAATCACTCTAAAAGATCTGATAAGGTTATGAATAAACACTTCAACCCAATAACTTACTCTGGCATGAGGTCAAACTCAAGGCACTTgccttttctgagcctcagttttctcatctgtaaaacgaggcgTTGGTGGGGTCACAGGGAGCATCTTCTGCTCCTGCTGCGTCAAAGCACGTGACAGACCCAGGTGTTTGAGGTCAAAGGGCCACAAGAATTAGTGGGAAGCCGTGGAGACTTGAAGCAGAGAACCTGCTTCACCCGGGGGAAGAGGAACACTTCTCGGTTACCAGGGTAACACGCCCCGCCCCTCTGCCTGACTCAGACATGCGTACAAGGGCAGCGTGCACAGGCAGGAGGTACTTTTACGCTAGGCCGCCGGAAAGCAGCGATTTTACGCCAAGCGGCTGGAAAGCCACACTTTTATACCAGGCTAGCCATGGGGGTGAGCTGCGACCctgagaaagaaggggagggcaTAAGGCGGCCGGTGGGCTGGGAGAGGGGACAGATGGAGGGACGGGGACGCAGACTGGATTGAGCCTCCTGTCTCCTGTCTCCCTCCTTGCACAGAGGATCGGGCTCCAACTCAAGGCCACCCTAGAGAACGTGACCCACCTGCGGCCCGTGGGCGAAGACTTCCGCTGGTATCTAAAGGTGTGGGGCCAAAAGGTGGAATGCCTGGGGCCAGGGCCGGAGCCGGAAGGGGCGGGGCCGGGGCTAGAGGTGGGGTTGGGTGATGGGCGGAGCCTAAGGAAGAATGGAGTGATGGGCGGGCCTGATGAGGCGTCGGGGCGTGGCTTACGAGGAGTCGGGGCGGGACCTAAGGCTGGGGCTGTGGAGAGGGACAGGGGTGGAATCTACCAC
The window above is part of the Gracilinanus agilis isolate LMUSP501 chromosome 4, AgileGrace, whole genome shotgun sequence genome. Proteins encoded here:
- the MAGOH gene encoding protein mago nashi homolog; the protein is MASDFYLRYYVGHKGKFGHEFLEFEFRPDGKLRYANNSNYKNDVMIRKEAYVHKSVMEELKRIIDDSEITKEDDALWPPPDRVGRQELEIVIGDEHISFTTSKIGSLIDVNQSKDPEGLRVFYYLVQDLKCLVFSLIGLHFKIKPI